The genomic segment CAGTTCGCCTACCTGAACACAGAGCGGGGTTTATCTGAAGTGCCCATGCATCTGAAAGGTAAGCGATGTAACGGAAATCTCAGAGTCTGTTTCATTCTGAGAGTCTGAATACCTGTCTTTTGCTACCTGTTTAGAGACTGTCAGAACCTGGGAGAAGGGTTGTTGTTGCTGTGGCTGGAACACAGGAAACCATTTGCATTTTTCACAACATCTGGCACCTTCCAGGTCTCAGCCTGTGTACCCAGAGGCCTCTGAGATTCATAAACAGATGCGCCTGTCTGTAACACAGCAAACCTTGGTGATCCCCATTACCCAGCGCCGAATATCCCGAGATCTAGCAAAGCTGAAACCAGCCGGTTCTATTTGGATCATCCAACTCTGGCAGAGGAAGTCTCACACCTCAGAGTTTATGCACCAGCTCCCCAGAGCAGAGGGGACTGTAAAGATGTGATGGGGATGTATTACCTGACTTCATGTACTAGCTCCCCAGAGCAAAGGGGACCGTAGAGGTGCACTGGGGCTGTGCTGCCTATGTTCATGTATTGGATCACCAGAGTAGATGAGACTGCACTGGtactctgggggtgggggggggggggaggggaggaggagggtgctCTATCGTGACTGGCTCAACCTAGAGCAGGAAACAGGAATAGTGTTCCTTTTCCATGACTCAGTACTGACAGCTTAAACCTAAAGGAGTGTCAGGAGCATCAGGTCCATTGTGAGAGAAGTGAAAACAGGAAGAGCAAGTGAATCCCCCCCGCCCCACACTTACCCCCTGTGGTGTTGCACAGTTCAGCAGAGTCTGAGCAGTGAAACCAGCCTCTCCACACAACACTCCCCTTTGCAGAATCACGTGTGCACTTGGTGCTGGCTGTAACACCAGGGAATCTGCAAACTATGAACAGAGGGGAGAGTGGTGTCTTTAACAGCGAATCTGAATCAGATCAGAAATGTTTCGGGCCATAACTCATTTTCAGACGCTCTACCACTGAGCTCCCAATTTCACCCAAACAATGTCTttaataagtttttttttaatttggaaaaataTGTTTGGTGTTCCGTGTTCTTCAGGGATTGACAACCTATTTCTGTACATCCTCAGATGTTCGACAGAAACATATGGAGACTCTGCAGGaacaaactgaaacactgagagtgaacacgatcctgatgagggagaaggtgaagattttccagctggttgatcgacaCGCTGAGCTCAtggtcatttctactgttcgagatcggacactggtggaacatgagctgctggcaagaggcagagaccacgaggagtggagagacAAACATCTCCGCAGAGAGCGGGAAAAAGTCCGGGTGGATCAGTTATTCAAGAGGAGTTTTCTTCAAAAATTGAAGAGTTCTTTTTATGGAAAAAAATATGGGATTtcggcagcagtggccggagtcccagggatcgggaaaacaacaatggtacaaaagattgtttatgactgggccacgggGAAAATATACAAACAATTCCattttgtcttcagtttcaaattccgagATTTAAACTCCATTACCTGCAGAATAAACCTGAAAGAACTGATTCTGCATCAGTATCCCTACTTTGGGAATATCCTGAGAcaggtctggaagaacccaaaGAGGCTGTTGTTTATATTCGATAGTTTGGATGAATTCAAGCACAGAATCAATTTTGCTGACAGTCAGGGAGACACAGAAACTCAGGACACATGCACAGATCCTGAATTCAAGTGCAAGGTGTcggacattgtgtacagtttaatccagcacaagctgctcccagggtgttcagtgctggtgaccacccgtCCCGCTGTGTTACATTTATTGGAAAGGGCAGAGATCagtgtctgggctgaaatcctgggatttgttggtgatgaacggaaggaatatttcatcaggcattttgaagatcagacggtggcggcagctgttttcaaacacgtggaggagaacgagatcctgtacaccatgagctacaacccctcctactgctggatcctcgctctggcactgggccccttcttcacacaaagagtcagggtcccgcagcgagttcccaagaccataACCCAATtatattcctactatatttacaacatcctgaaaaaccatggccgtgagattgagaacccccgtgatgtgttactcagggttggtcagatggccctCAGAGGAGTATTCgagaagaagattgtgtttacagatggagatttgatcaactacagtctgcagccttcccagttcctgtccggattcctgaaggagcttttggagagagaggattctgcccggtgtgtggtgtacacattcccacacctcactaTCCAAGACTTTGTAGCTGCAGTCGCACAGTTCCTGAATCCACATCCAGGggatatcctgaaattcctcacaAAAGCCCACAACTCAACAGATTGGcgatttgaggtatttctccgttttgttgctggtctctcctccccaatgacagctcggggcctggaggagtttctgggtccatttcctcatgaaacaacctgccgggtgattgactgggtgaaggaggaggttaaacgccGGAGTGGAAACACATGGAGtgaagctggtaaaaggagcctcctgaacacattgcactacctgtttgagtctcagaatcgtgcattggctcaggccgcactggaatctgtggaaacactttcattcagtggaatgacactgaccccgattgactgcgcgatcctgtctcatgtcatcagactctgtgatacaataaaacacctcaatctggctggctgccacattcagtgtgaaggaatccagcggctgggacccgggctgcacaagtgccaggAGTTGAGGTAACTTTATTTATTTCTCACTCTGAGCTGTGAAATTGTCCCACTGTgttgtttcaatgtaaatgaagTTGGGTAAACTGTCGTAAATATGATTGTGAAGAACTGTGACAAATGCCATCCCCCTACGTCCTGTGGGATTTCTCTTACTCATTGCCCTTTTccagtgggatctctcttccccatcctgcAGGTTCTATCTTTCCATACTTTTCCTCGGGTGGTGTCATTTCCCACCGACATTTCCCCATTCACAGATCTTCCTCACTGTGGTACATTCTCCCACCCTTCATCCCTGTCCCTCCTGACCCTCTCAGGTCAGGAACACTTTTCTAACCAGCAGGGAATGAGACAGAGTATGTGGAGTTTACAGGGTCACACGGACAGACTACATTACTgacattcggtgaataccctggagctggtcagtgagggacattgacaatgatgggaactccgatcagtgatttactgactggtttaatgtttcctgaaatatccgaGTAGGAGAAATTTGCTCAGCGCACAGTATGAATCACTTTGTTCATGGATTTTTCtgtttgtgtttagacttggTGAGAATgacctgggagattcaggagtgaaactggtgtctgcggctctgaggaacccggagtgtaaaatacagaaactggagtAAGTACCAGAgtctgggagattgtgtttactgtcactgggtgtctgacactgaacattaatgtgatcagtaattgtgttactgataaacactggggatttgtaccgtctcctgtctctttgtgtccttcaccctcaccctctctcatttcCAGGTTGGATGAGGTCGGTCTCACAggttctggtgccgaggatctcgtctccactctcagtacaaacccatcactgacggagctggacCTGAGTGCTAATGAACTGGGatattcaggagtgaaactggtgtctgcagttctgaggaacccggagtgtaaaatacagaaactggggtAAGTACCAGATCGtaggagattgtgtttacagccACTGGGTGTCTGATACtaaacattaatgtgatcagtaattgtgttactgataaacactgggaatttgtaccatctcctgtctctctgtgtccttcacccacactctctctcatctccaggctggggGCTGTCGGTCTCACAggttctggtgccgaggatctcgtctccactctcagtacaaacccatcactgacggagctggacCTGAGTgctaataaactgggagattcaggagtgaaactggtgtctgtgGCTCTGAGGAAAtcagagtgtaaaatacagaaactggagtaagtaccagactgtgggatattgtgtttacagtcactgggtgtctggcACTGaatattaatgtgatcagtaattgtgttactgataaacaccaGGGATTTGTaccatcttctctctctctctctctgtccttcaccctcactctctctcatctccaggctgtaccgtgtcggtctcacagattctggtgctgaGGATCTCGCCTCTGCTCTTGGTACAAACAGATCTCTGAGGGAGCTGAACCTGAGTGTTAATGAACTGAAAGATttaggagtgaaactggtgtctgcggctctgaggaatccggagtgtaaaatacagaaactggggtaagtaccagactgtgggagattgtgtttagtCACTgagtgtctgacactgaacattaatgagatcagtaattgtgttactgataaacactggggatttgtaccgtctcctgcccctctctgtgtccttcatcctcactctctctcatctccaggctgtggggtgtcggtctcacagattctggtgtcgaggatctcgtctccgctctcattacaaacccatcactgaaggagctggacctgGTATTCAACTCGCTGACAGACCGATCCGTCCCCGCCCTCCGCCGGCTCATAGTAAACCTCCCGAGTCTGGAGCGGATCCGGTGAGTGTTTGTGTTAATGTTCAAAGTGATAAACTATCAGTGGATCTGCGGGTTTTCTGCtgatatttgtctgtgagtgtttttgaaaCATTAGCCCCGGTCCCCTGGtactgacactgttgtgtaatcTGTTTATTACATCTTTATTCTTCTGTCTGTTTCAGGCTGGACCAGAATCGGTTCAGTGAGACCGGGAGGAAGGAACTGAGACCTCTGCAGGGAGTCAGACCCGGACTGACAGTGATCCtgtgaacatctgaatgtgtgaaCAGCCCCGCCCGCGGGATGGGGACATTTTGCCCGattccccaccctcccctttAACTCCCGCCCTTACCTTTAACTCGCCGCGCGCCAGGTGTAATTCCAAACAGTTTTAACGGAACTGGCTCCACGCTCGCGCTGTGGGGCGTTCATTGCGCTCCCGCAGAGACATAGCACTACCTCCTGTCCAGCGGCGCTGCTTCCGCCGGATGTAAGTGctcgagacccccccccccacgtgaCACCCCGGAGAATTACACGCACAGGAAGAGCCTGGGGGCTGGGGATCACTCTTGGACTCTGGTGTCACGGAGCAGGATTATCCCGGGAGAGAATCATTTTGCTCCCTTTGCTAAGCACGTTGCATTCGGCAGTCTGGCCTATATAATGATGTTAAATTGACACATACCTCGGCAGTGACACTGGATCTGCAGCGATCTCTGAAGTGTGATTTTATAACCATCGGTTCCTCGATGCAGAGTGACGGTGAGAAACGGGACTGGCTATTCAACCGGCCACTCGTTGTCGCCGATCAGTTaattgtgtgtgactgtgagtgagtcAGGAGTTGCTTATTTATTCCCACACGTCAGCAGCTCACACATTGTTTAATTTACGTTTGTGATGATGAATTCAATAAACCGCTGTAGCTTCCCGCCTTGGTGTCGGACTTGAGTCTCATTCGAGGAGAAACAGTGACCAGGGGTTACTACTGCCCCCCACACCCGGTGAACTGCAATAATGGGTCTGAGCACCTCACACTGGTACAGCAGCGTCTCAGCTTCAGGCTGAGGGATGTCATTCTGGTGGTGTCTGGTCCCCAGGATCtcttcactccccatccccatccaggCTGACACGCCACTCCCTCTCACCCAGATACTCGCACTATCCTGATCCCCACCTTCCTGCGCGCTTTCTCGCTCTCACAGTCAAAAACAACAAAGGAGATTAGAAGCTCATATACTGTATAATATCGGACCCGCGTCCACCAAGGTCGCAAACAGAAGGGAACAGAAGCAATCAACACGGGCTGAAGGACCCTCTGCACAGACCCGGCAAACAAACCCGGGGCCAGACAGAATCAAGCTTCCTCCGCACAGTCCCAGctcacactcccgggatcagacactgagtgaagccCCCTCCACACCGACCTATCTCTCACCCTCACAATCatagcctctcataatcttatacacctctatcaggccacctctcatcctccgtatctccaaggagaaaaggccgagttcactcaacctattctcataaggcatgctccccaatccaggcaacattcttgtaaatctcctctgcaccctttctatggcttccacatccttcctgtagtgaggcgaccagatctgagcacggtactccaagtggggtctgaccagggtctatatagctgcaacattacctctcggctcctaaattcaatcccacgattgatgaaggccaatataccgcacaccttcttaaccacagagtcaacctgcgcaggtgctttgagcgtcctatggactcggacctcaagagccctctgatcctgcacactgccaagagtcttaccattaacactacctgTAAAAGTACAACGAAGAAATAGGGAAAAAGTCTAAGAAGCTTAATGCGTACGGATAACTGAATTCTTCTCTTTATTTGTTGTTTAATCTCCCCGAGGGGAGGTGCATCATTCCCGGAGGAgatgcaataccgggtcgatgcgcggagtggacggagcaagcccctattccatctccctgttccaaaaatcaatttaatatatggtccccacataagggacgtatcagatattaaactgataagtgattttttttctggaacaatatacttcattcagaaatattacaaaataaaattatttgcaaAAAAAGTCATTTGTTCACTCTGAGTCCTTCGacaataaataaagttatttacattaAATCATGCGTTGACTCTCAAACCTTAGTCAAGAACAAAACCTTTAAGAGGGCTCTGAcagggagggcccctctcaccgccagccaggcgaggtcttggtgcctgttggtgaggtctggcgatgaggcattttgccagatgaactggacggtctgctcagggaaccaccccactgtgtccatcacgtccttctcccgcAGGGCttgcaggacactacgtgccgaccactgcctgatggccctgtggtcaaaggcgttctcctggaagaactttgctacgtaggacaggtatgccggcaacgaccagctgactgggcgagcgcgggagtggggccagacccatccttcgtagccagggcaacAGGTAgagcctgggcacatagtggtacttggtgcccacatacctgggttctacacacaacctgatgcagccacatacgaagctggccatcagggtgagggcgacattggggacgttcttgcccccattgtccagggacttgtgcatgacagtccgtctcacccgctccatcttggatccccagacgaatctgaagacagctcgggtgatttccgagctgttggagtgggggacgggccacacctgcgccaagtacagcagccctgagatcacctcacacctgatgaccaggttcttgcccgttattgacagggagcgccctccccacagtcccagtttctgtttcaccttggcagtccgctcctgccagttcttgttgcacgcctcagcccctccgaaccagatccccaacaccttcacgtggtcggacctgatggtgaaggggacgctggatcggtcgggccagttgccgaagagcatggcttcgctcttcgtgcggttgaccctggcccccgacgctagctcgaactgttcgcaggtgccaatcaacctgtgaactgacctcggatcagagcagaagacggcgACATCGTCCATgcacagggaggttttcacttgggtccctccactgcctggcagcatcacccctcttatgccccatccctcctgatggcttccgcaaagagttctatgcagcagacaaacaagacaggggagaggagaTAACCcggcctgactccagacctgatggggaagctgtctgtttcccacccgttgacctggactgcactacggatgtctgtgtcgagcattctgatccaattccggattccctccccaaatcccattttgaaGACCatgtccgccatgtacgtgtgcgatatcctgtcgaaggctttctcctggttcaagctgaccaggcaggcgttcacCCCCCGTCCTGCACGTAgtcgatggtgtccctcagcagcgcgaagCTGtccgagatcttcctgcccggtacagcacaggtttggtccgggtggatcacctgtcccagagcagagtGGACCCTgctggcgatagccttggacaggatcttgtagtccacattgaggagagagatgggtctccaattcctaatgtcctccctttcccccttctgcttgtagatgagggtgatgatgcccttcctcatggactctgactTGCTAcccgccagaagcatagcgttgtacacttccagcatagtttgggaaaaccattgaaatgtagtggggGGTTGGTCTGTGACTCCTATTTTCTAACCACAACCACTGATCCCAACCTCCTATTAAGGTCATGGGAAGGAAGCTGAACATTGAACCCTTCACCCTAGTGACGTCAGCAAGCTGATTGACAAGGGGTGGATGGGGCCGAACCCCAGGAGTATGTGATGGACAATgtagagggagctttactctgtctgaccccggaaatgtgagatgggagagtgtggagggagcttcactataTATCTAattgtgggagtgtgtgatggtattgTGTAGAGGCAGCTTCACAGTGTCTGACACCGGTAATGTGTGATGGGGCCTGTAGAAAGagtttcactgtgtctgaccccaggagtgtgtgatggcacagTGTGCAGGGAGCTGTACTCCGTGTCTAAACccgaggagtgtgtgattggacattgcggagggagcttcattgTGTGTCTGAtttcgggagtgtgtgatcggactgTGTAGAAGCAGGAGTTCCCACCCTGGGTCCAGGGATCCCTCAGTTACTgggagaggtccatggcagagAAAAGCTGGGAATCCCTGGTAAAGGGAGCTTTACTGTCTGAGTGCAGGAGTGTGATTGGAGACAACTTTACTGTCACTGAGATGTAACCCAGCAGAGGGAGGGAAGCCCCGGACACCTACTCACCCAAAATGGGACGGGGAGGCACGGATGCTGGACATCAATATTAATTACTCCATCTTCGAGAAACTGGTGAGCACCGAAATCTCTCCATCATTGATCAGGTAGCCCCGCTCACGTGCGAACATCGCGCTCCGCCCTCGCCGGGAATCCCGGCAACCGCGCGaacttgtatatatatatatatagtaacgagaatacacataaattaagatgtttgctggcctgggctagcaccagtggcatcagcagttggtctgccacctgtccacaggggagggagagataaggcacacaatgaagcagcatatGGAGATGTTactgaaggagccatcagtctgggtattgtcaagatcggctccccctttgaaccctgaactgtttgaagtgatggacaggcgatttggagatgtgtaatgaagggacgggagagagagctgtctagagcggctccccctttgaaccctgatctgtttgaagtgatggacaggcgataccccagcagggggataaaaagggacaggttcgctaaggcaggacacacacgacacccgaggtaacgagaccctggaagcggtgcgcctctcacgagtcggtgggaaactcttggacggctgatcgggggatcagccttaaacgcacagggtggaaaggtacgatcatgggaacccggtgtgtgtccgccctcgcttgggtgccgggttcactgcagaggatcgaccgcatctggaggaggggtcacagtcggtgacctcaggtgacatcacaaaggacccacccgaaagctgcttgtgagcaatatcgccggtctgtgagtggaagccgtgtctgaatgatcagtcgttcccgttctctctctctctctctctctccctccccccacgttgtccatcgccatggcaacgattactgtgaactgaactaaattgaactggactttgtgtcactttgaaattggtcatttacccctagacaacaatagagcttgattgatcctgttatcttaattctgtgcacatgtgtgtttatcattgctgaactgttgcatttattatcctttcgattactgtgttgcttgtttctttaataaaactttcttagttctagtaatccagactccaactgagcgatccatttctgctggtttggcaacccagttacggggtacgtaacagtgtgaatagtcttttctaaaattgtcatttaagttcttatttttatttgtgaagtttccagattggaatgggaccaagatattttgctGAAAGAAAACGCTAATAATGGGTATAACAATGGTgtatattgcctttgttatatttgctATGCCATGGAGATCAGCTTGGGAAATCTTATTAAGCCCTGAAGttaattttgtcttttttttttcgttttcacgctattttctgttttctttgccTGTTAATATTCCGGATACCTGGAACAAAACGGTGATTCccatcgatagatgctgcctgacctgctgagctcctccagcacattgtgagtatggcttaagacttccagcatctgcagtatctcttgtgtcccATATTCTTGTATGTTTCCAAAAAGGAcatgcaggtaggcagagagggtgctgtggctctgttggtaaaaaagttaaatcaaatcatcagaaagtTGACATGGTGTTGGAATGTGTTGAGTCAAcgtggatagaactaaggaatAGCAAGAGTGAAAAGATCTTGATTTTTTtggagacccccaaacagtagtaagtatatTGTCTGCAACTTAGAACGGGAGAAAGAAAGTGCATGCCAAAAAAGCAACGTTATAAGAGTCATGGGGATAGTCATGCagatatattgggaaaatcaggtcggcgcaggatcccaagagggggttTCCTAGGatgcccacaagatggctttttagagcagctcctggttgagcccagctggggatcagctattctcaaCTGGGTGATGTGCAATGAACAAGAATTAATTAGCATACTTAAGGTGAAGAACCACAGGGGCAAGTGATCCTAAAATATGggaattcatcctgaaatgtgagaaggagaagctaaagtgagaTGTGTCAGAATAACCatagaataaagagaattacagagagaagaattgtcctttttttttagaaaagaacactggcagggatgatgacagaatggctggaatttctggaagcaatccggaaggcacaggataaacCATATgtaccaaagaggaagaagtattctaaagacaaaaTGATACAATTGTGGCCAAAGAGAAGGCAAAGCTAACATAAGAGCCAAAAAGAAGGCATATAACAGACCAAGCAATGGTGGGAAGTTAGTTAAGGCACCCCATTTCTGTAAACCCCCCGACCtctacagcactcaccatctcTGCAAAACCCTCCACCATCCACCCGGGTGCATTCAGGCGACAGCTGACCCGAGAAAGACACTGCCCGTGGCGGATGGCAGGGCTCATAAAACACCCTCACGTTTTTTgcttataaacctaccgatttgCACGGATATCTTGACTAAACCTCCTTCCACCTTGACACCTGTAAAAAAGCTATTTCTTTtcctcagttccttcgtctccgccACATTTGTtgacaggatgaggttttcctttccaggtcatcagagatgtcctccttcttcaaagaatacagtttcccttccaccaccattgatGCCGATCTCACACCCAATTGCTCTATTTCCTGAAAATCCGCCTTCACTCCATATTCCAGTCACCTCCACAATTTTTCTTATCTTCAATCATCAAACACATCTTTTCCTACACCCCGCCACAACTCTCtgccttccttgtccattcgtctccccccacTAATCTATTTCCTGGAATGTATGCTTGCAAAGCGAGGGAAGTGCTACACGTTCCTAGTTACCTCTTCCTTCAGCACCATTCATGATCACCAACAGTCTGTCCAGGTGaggaacacttcacctgtgggtctgccaggttcatctactgtatccagcacTCCCAGTGCAGCCTTCTGTACCTCAGTGGAAAACCTCCTTGTCAAGCACATTCATTCCGTCCACAATAAAACGTATTTCTCGGTGGTtagtccactctcccttcccattccaacatgccagatCATTGTTGGACTGACGCGATGATAGCAttcccaggttggaggagcagcacctcataataCATCTGTGTAGCTTCCaagctgacggcatgaacatcgatatcttTAACTTCTACCTCCACTTTTACTTCCACCCACACCCTGCCCTCTCGGTTCTGTCTCCCCTCTTACTTCCTCTCTTGCCCACTGCCGATCATTTCCCTATGATTCCTCCTTTccatccttttctcccatggtccgctctcgCCTCCTCTCaaatgcacatcttgtaggtgagggcatcagggacactggaggtctcctcaCCTTCTCAGCAATGTCCCctttaatttgtaatgaccagtgtgcacataaatcttgtactatgcattttttttaaccagtgacaacatgtgcacagtgaattttatatagagagacattcattttaacagctagcaaatcactgtcgatAGGAACTTTGATCTCGTCTGGGTTccatcgagttcatctgcactctcacacatccTATGTAGCAGGCTTGTAAcctgtaatgaaggattttctcaccagagcttttgcacattgtccatctgTGGTTTTCTTGCTAAATTACACTttaaaaaagtcagatttccaaatatcattccacttcttcccacttgcgaattctccagcaacttttgtatcaccacaatacacacaggtaacactagTTTCTGTA from the Mobula birostris isolate sMobBir1 chromosome 13, sMobBir1.hap1, whole genome shotgun sequence genome contains:
- the LOC140206750 gene encoding NACHT, LRR and PYD domains-containing protein 12-like isoform X2 → MATDLNSAISTFLSNCDDHQLLQLTRFYMERLEQAIEEGVEGLGLMLTGEDHFTGREYHSVTELAGKGNRAGASKLLLDLVMEKGSGAWRVMWESFVKLHHHLPKLSRILDEIRERGDAQFAYLNTERGLSEVPMHLKDVRQKHMETLQEQTETLRVNTILMREKVKIFQLVDRHAELMVISTVRDRTLVEHELLARGRDHEEWRDKHLRREREKVRVDQLFKRSFLQKLKSSFYGKKYGISAAVAGVPGIGKTTMVQKIVYDWATGKIYKQFHFVFSFKFRDLNSITCRINLKELILHQYPYFGNILRQVWKNPKRLLFIFDSLDEFKHRINFADSQGDTETQDTCTDPEFKCKVSDIVYSLIQHKLLPGCSVLVTTRPAVLHLLERAEISVWAEILGFVGDERKEYFIRHFEDQTVAAAVFKHVEENEILYTMSYNPSYCWILALALGPFFTQRVRVPQRVPKTITQLYSYYIYNILKNHGREIENPRDVLLRVGQMALRGVFEKKIVFTDGDLINYSLQPSQFLSGFLKELLEREDSARCVVYTFPHLTIQDFVAAVAQFLNPHPGDILKFLTKAHNSTDWRFEVFLRFVAGLSSPMTARGLEEFLGPFPHETTCRVIDWVKEEVKRRSGNTWSEAGKRSLLNTLHYLFESQNRALAQAALESVETLSFSGMTLTPIDCAILSHVIRLCDTIKHLNLAGCHIQCEGIQRLGPGLHKCQELRLGENDLGDSGVKLVSAALRNPECKIQKLELDEVGLTGSGAEDLVSTLSTNPSLTELDLSANELGYSGVKLVSAVLRNPECKIQKLGLGAVGLTGSGAEDLVSTLSTNPSLTELDLSANKLGDSGVKLVSVALRKSECKIQKLELYRVGLTDSGAEDLASALGTNRSLRELNLSVNELKDLGVKLVSAALRNPECKIQKLGLWGVGLTDSGVEDLVSALITNPSLKELDLVFNSLTDRSVPALRRLIVNLPSLERIRLDQNRFSETGRKELRPLQGVRPGLTVIL
- the LOC140206750 gene encoding NACHT, LRR and PYD domains-containing protein 12-like isoform X1; this translates as MNMQIVVDQVDIMVDTDIVIQSVCSCAVLFHVLCLFTDLNSAISTFLSNCDDHQLLQLTRFYMERLEQAIEEGVEGLGLMLTGEDHFTGREYHSVTELAGKGNRAGASKLLLDLVMEKGSGAWRVMWESFVKLHHHLPKLSRILDEIRERGDAQFAYLNTERGLSEVPMHLKDVRQKHMETLQEQTETLRVNTILMREKVKIFQLVDRHAELMVISTVRDRTLVEHELLARGRDHEEWRDKHLRREREKVRVDQLFKRSFLQKLKSSFYGKKYGISAAVAGVPGIGKTTMVQKIVYDWATGKIYKQFHFVFSFKFRDLNSITCRINLKELILHQYPYFGNILRQVWKNPKRLLFIFDSLDEFKHRINFADSQGDTETQDTCTDPEFKCKVSDIVYSLIQHKLLPGCSVLVTTRPAVLHLLERAEISVWAEILGFVGDERKEYFIRHFEDQTVAAAVFKHVEENEILYTMSYNPSYCWILALALGPFFTQRVRVPQRVPKTITQLYSYYIYNILKNHGREIENPRDVLLRVGQMALRGVFEKKIVFTDGDLINYSLQPSQFLSGFLKELLEREDSARCVVYTFPHLTIQDFVAAVAQFLNPHPGDILKFLTKAHNSTDWRFEVFLRFVAGLSSPMTARGLEEFLGPFPHETTCRVIDWVKEEVKRRSGNTWSEAGKRSLLNTLHYLFESQNRALAQAALESVETLSFSGMTLTPIDCAILSHVIRLCDTIKHLNLAGCHIQCEGIQRLGPGLHKCQELRLGENDLGDSGVKLVSAALRNPECKIQKLELDEVGLTGSGAEDLVSTLSTNPSLTELDLSANELGYSGVKLVSAVLRNPECKIQKLGLGAVGLTGSGAEDLVSTLSTNPSLTELDLSANKLGDSGVKLVSVALRKSECKIQKLELYRVGLTDSGAEDLASALGTNRSLRELNLSVNELKDLGVKLVSAALRNPECKIQKLGLWGVGLTDSGVEDLVSALITNPSLKELDLVFNSLTDRSVPALRRLIVNLPSLERIRLDQNRFSETGRKELRPLQGVRPGLTVIL